The following DNA comes from Anastrepha obliqua isolate idAnaObli1 chromosome 1, idAnaObli1_1.0, whole genome shotgun sequence.
AAATGTCGTCGAGGTTGAACAGCATAAGCTGGCAGAGAATCTATTCCGAAGTGCCGTAGAGCTAGAACAGCGAGGCAAGGTTTATGATGCATTGCCACTCTACCGCAAAGCTGTGCAAATTGTGCCAGATATTGAATTCAAATATTATGAGTTACAAAAAGTAAAGTCAGCAGCCGCTGGTGGAAATTTTACTGAAGGAATCAAAGTGTTCGACCCGAATCTACAAATCGAAAGACCCGAAGAAAGCTCAGATTCTGAAGAGTTACTCGaagatttatatgaaaaatttcaattagatTTGACCGGTAACGGCGGTCGTTTACTGCATAGCAGCCGTGATGCGGGCGTTATTACCACGGAAGCGCACATATCCGAGTTGCCGCCGGAAATATTATTGTACATATTGCGTTGGGTAGTGTCGGCGCAATTAGATATGCACTCGTTGGAACAATGTGCGTCTGTTTGCAAAGGACTGTATTTGTGTGCACGCGACGAAGAGTTATGGCGCTTGGCATGCGCAAAGTAGGTTTATTCAATGAGTATTCTTTTAAAtgcgtattttttatatttatttattttcttttcaccaGAGTTTGGGGCGTTAATCTCGGCACTTTGAGCGAACCGGCAGACCGACCAACAGACAACCTAATTGAGTCAGCAGACACAACACCCATCGTGTACACGTCGTGGCGTCAAATGTTTATCATGCGCGAACGTGTAATTTTTAACGGTTGCTACATTAGCAAGACAACCTATTTGCGTATGGGCGAAAACAGCTTTCAAGATCAATACTATCGACCCATACAGCTCGTGGAATATTATCGTTATGTACGCTTTTTAGGTGATGGACGTGTACTCATGATGACCAACGCCGATGAACCAGCACAGGGTGTGAATAAACTTAAGAATATTCATCAATTACGCTCGGAAGTGCTATGTGGCCATTATCGACTTTATGGAGACACTATAACTATTGTGgtaaagaaacaacaacaacaatcacataGTAGTAATACTCATCAATATGCGCGCCATCGACGCAACAGCATCAATGATGAGCCGAACAGCATCAAATATTGTATTGAATTTCGCATAACAAATACAGCAAAGCGAAAGTACGGACGCTTGCTATGGACACACTATTCGGTGGTGCAGACGCGTAACAAAGTGGAGACGACATCACAATTTGAGCTTACACCATCAAAGTATCCGCCATTGTGGTTCTCGCCAGTGCGTAGC
Coding sequences within:
- the LOC129239110 gene encoding F-box only protein 9, with translation MSKPVVPTLSAEDDVLSHHRQSSTASQSATEVAVLNSPLHTFSTDIRTELEVFRDNWQRELKNQSETETPTKNLENDVKNVVEVEQHKLAENLFRSAVELEQRGKVYDALPLYRKAVQIVPDIEFKYYELQKVKSAAAGGNFTEGIKVFDPNLQIERPEESSDSEELLEDLYEKFQLDLTGNGGRLLHSSRDAGVITTEAHISELPPEILLYILRWVVSAQLDMHSLEQCASVCKGLYLCARDEELWRLACAKVWGVNLGTLSEPADRPTDNLIESADTTPIVYTSWRQMFIMRERVIFNGCYISKTTYLRMGENSFQDQYYRPIQLVEYYRYVRFLGDGRVLMMTNADEPAQGVNKLKNIHQLRSEVLCGHYRLYGDTITIVVKKQQQQSHSSNTHQYARHRRNSINDEPNSIKYCIEFRITNTAKRKYGRLLWTHYSVVQTRNKVETTSQFELTPSKYPPLWFSPVRSYHLDTDAPLS